In Papaver somniferum cultivar HN1 chromosome 1, ASM357369v1, whole genome shotgun sequence, a genomic segment contains:
- the LOC113274812 gene encoding G-type lectin S-receptor-like serine/threonine-protein kinase At4g27290: MARRNLLVALVSFLLILNVAGVFSATFAVINKCRQTVWPGILSTAISSLNTTGFPLQKDESRIITVPSSWSGRFWGRTNCSQNSTGYFSCISGDCGSGKVECSGRSGKPPTTLAEFALNTPPGIDFFEVRLIDGLNLPMLVVPEGGKRGNCITTSFTCTSANYVITFCPPLTTINNGQIPEAVAANTISAGETLSPLQTITSKDGSFKMGLFTPGIYNYYIGIWYSIDTVSVQTVVWVANRDKPIKDPTSSEFKLLENGNLVLYDASKSLIWSTNSALSASNTTEAVLGDDGNLVIRDSSSPSVVYWQSFDHPTHIWLPGAKIGLNKKTNETQVLTSWRSPYDPAPGIFSLELDPTGISQYLIKWNKSKVYLTSGEWSEEAKNFPFVPEMGSNDIYNFSYISNEDESYFTYNLINSSILARFVLDVSGQIKQYTLRNLVWSQPKQFCDVHGICGPFGNCNQDTLKCECLPGFVERYPSDWNFTDSTGGCIRNSSWECGLRNGFSPIPISKLPEDPQSREVNSAESCNSACQKTYVRAGNLYLRRADSEIQTKDFTVGTRKVVIWKIVVPVIISFAAITMGALGYMYLRKRNKVNVIGILKGLRGMLKDLLKTKATKNNTPITNMLNGFKTEGEEQELQMFNLACLVIATNNFCLNNKLGQGGFGPVYKGKLPNGQQIAVKRLSKSSGQGIQEFKNEVVLISKLQHRNLVKLLGCCVEGEENMLIYEYMPNKSMDAFLFDPGNKACLDWDKRFSIIGGIARGLLYLHRDSRLRVIHRDLKVSNILLDEDMIPKISDFGMARIFGGNQTMDNTSRVVGTMGYMAPEYMIGGIFSEKSHVFSFGVLVLEVVSGKRNNSFYNPEQPLNLLLHAWRLWNEGKWSEIVDKDLGDLYSPSEVIKCIHIGLLCCQNRVVDRPTMAEVDFMLNYETDRPSPKEPPYSFPASSDDPGIPPIQCSNNHVTLTTVKGR; encoded by the exons ATGGCTCGAAGAAACCTCTTAGTTGCATTAGTTTCCTTTCTGTTAATCCTTAATGTTGCAG GGGTATTCTCGGCGACATTTGCTGTGATAAACAAGTGTAGGCAAACAGTATGGCCAGGAATACTATCAACTGCTATATCTTCTCTTAACACAACAGGATTTCCATTACAGAAAGATGAATCTAGAATTATAACCGTTCCGTCGTCATGGTCAGGTCGGTTTTGGGGTAGAACCAATTGCAGCCAAAACTCAACCGGGTATTTTTCTTGCATATCAGGTGATTGTGGTTCAGGAAAAGTTGAATGTTCAGGACGATCTGGAAAACCACCAACCACACTAGCTGAATTCGCATTAAACACACCTCCGGGGATTGATTTCTTCGAAGTTAGACTCATAGACGGTTTAAATTTGCCGATGTTGGTGGTTCCGGAAGGTGGAAAAAGGGGGAATTGTATAACGACCAGTTTCACCTGTACATCTGCGAATTACGTTATCACTTTCTGCCCTCCATTAACCACCAT TAATAATGGCCAAATCCCAGAGGCAGTAGCAGCTAATACCATCTCTGCCGGTGAAACTCTAAGCCCTCTTCAAACAATAACATCCAAAGATGGCAGCTTCAAGATGGGTTTATTCACACCAGGTATTTATAATTACTACATTGGTATCTGGTATAGCATTGACACGGTCTCGGTCCAAACAGTAGTTTGGGTTGCTAATAGAGATAAACCCATTAAAGATCCAACATCTTCAGAATTTAAACTCTTAGAAAACGGTAATCTAGTTCTCTACGACGCATCCAAATCCTTAATCTGGTCTACTAATTCAGCTTTAAGTGCTTCAAATACAACTGAAGCAGTTTTAGGTGATGATGGGAATCTTGTTATCAGAGATTCGTCTAGTCCGTCTGTTGTGTATTGGCAGAGTTTTGATCATCCAACTCATATTTGGTTACCTGGTGCAAAAATTGGGCTAAATAAGAAAACTAATGAAACTCAGGTACTTACTTCATGGAGAAGTCCATATGATCCAGCTCCGGGAATTTTCAGCCTGGAGTTGGACCCAACTGGAATCAGTCAGTATCTTATAAAATGGAACAAGTCCAAAGTGTATTTGACAAGTGGGGAGTGGAGTGAAGAAGCAAAAAACTTTCCTTTTGTTCCAGAGATGGGATCAAATGACATTTACAATTTTAGCTACATTTCAAATGAAGATGAGAGTTACTTTACTTATAATCTTATTAATAGTTCAATCCTTGCGAGATTTGTATTGGATGTGTCTGGCCAAATCAAGCAGTATACTTTGAGGAATTTGGTTTGGTCTCAGCCGAAACAATTTTGTGATGTTCATGGTATCTGTGGACCTTTTGGCAACTGTAACCAGGATACATTGAAGTGTGAGTGTTTGCCTGGTTTCGTTGAACGATATCCTTCAGATTGGAATTTTACGGATTCAACTGGTGGGTGTATTAGGAATTCGTCTTGGGAATGTGGCCTTCGAAATGGTTTTTCACCCATTCCAATTTCGAAATTGCCGGAGGATCCCCAGTCTCGAGAAGTCAATAGCGCGGAAAGCTGCAATTCAGCTTGCCAGAAAACAT ATGTCAGAGCAGGGAATCTCTATCTCAGACGTGCAGattctgaaattcaaaccaaAG ATTTTACAGTCGGAACCAGAAAGGTGGTAATTTGGAAGATCGTTGTACCTGTAATAATCTCTTTTGCAGCAATTACAATGGGCGCATTAGGATATATGTATCTGCGCAAGAGGAATAAGGTTAATGTAATAG GAATATTAAAAGGACTCCGAGGGATGTTGAAAGATCTGTTAAAAACCAAGGCTACCAAGAACAACACTCCAATTACAAACATGCTTAATGGTTTTAAAACTGAAGGAGAAGAACAGGAATTACAAATGTTTAACCTTGCTTGTTTAGTCATTGCTACAAACAACTTCTGCTTGAACAATAAATTGGGACAAGGGGGTTTTGGGCCAGTTTATAAG GGTAAATTACCAAACGGGCAGCAAATAGCAGTGAAAAGATTGTCTAAAAGCTCTGGGCAGGGTATTCAAGAGTTCAAAAATGAGGTAGTATTGATCTCCAAACTTCAACATCGCAACCTTGTGAAGCTGCTTGGTTGCTGCGTCGAAGGAGAAGAGAACATGTTAATATATGAGTACATGCCCAACAAAAGCATGGATGCATTTCTATTCG ATCCAGGGAACAAAGCATGCCTTGATTGGGATAAACGGTTCAGTATTATTGGAGGGATTGCTCGTGGGCTTCTTTACCTTCATCGTGATTCTCGATTAAGAGTTATTCATAGAGATCTCAAAGTCAGTAACATCTTATTGGATGAAGACATGATCCCAAAAATTTCAGACTTTGGAATGGCACGAATATTCGGCGGGAACCAAACTATGGATAATACTAGCCGGGTAGTTGGTACAAT GGGTTATATGGCTCCGGAGTATATGATTGGGGGGATATTCTCGGAGAAGTCTCACGTTTTTAGTTTTGGAGTGCTAGTACTAGAAGTTGTGAGCGGGAAGAGAAATAACAGCTTCTACAATCCTGAGCAGCCTTTAAATCTTCTACTTCAT GCTTGGAGACTTTGGAATGAAGGCAAATGGTCAGAGATTGTCGATAAGGATTTAGGTGATCTGTATTCTCCATCTGAAGTGATCAAATGCATACACATTGGGCTGTTGTGTTGTCAGAATAGAGTTGTAGATAGGCCAACCATGGCTGAAGTTGATTTCATGCTTAACTATGAAACTGATCGTCCATCTCCGAAAGAACCTCCCTATAGTTTCCCAGCATCATCAGATGATCCTGGTATTCCACCAATTCAGTGCTCAAATAACCATGTCACCTTGACCACGGTTAAAGGCCGATAG
- the LOC113321941 gene encoding ruBisCO large subunit-binding protein subunit beta, chloroplastic-like isoform X1, protein MAASCSSYSPTHISAAYFSNSTMSSTKRPLSSSYIRAGAKLPPKVPKELHFNHDGSATKKLQAGVDMVADLVGVTLGPKGRNVVLQNKYGTPKIVNDGVTVLKQIQLEDPLENVGAKLVRQAGAKTNDLAGDGSTTSVVLAQGLIAEGLKVISMGLNPIQISRGIKNTAEALVTELKLMSKAVEDCELADVAAVSAGNDHEVGNMIAEALLKVGRQGVVTIEQGKATANTMEIVEGMQFDRGYLSEYFVTDRRKRTVEFQDCKVLLVDKNIVYPRELFKVLDDAVQKKYPVLIIAEGIEQGALAPVIKNKLRGALKAVAIKAPAFGERKSHYLDDIATLTGATVVRDEVGLVLKDVGKEVLGNAIKVVVTKDSTMIVSDGSNQSAVNTRVSQLQNLVQNTEGNFQKNIINERIARLSGGMAIIQVGAQTVVELKDKELRIEDALNATKAAIEEGVVVGGGCCMLRLSQKIDDIKKKLENDEQKIGADIFKRALTYPTRLIAKNAGMNGSIVIEKVLSNDDYRYGYNAAKDRYEDLMAAGIIDPSKVVRCCLEHAASVAHTFLTSDLVVVEIEELIPRMPRMRTPMPTSGIPTRMRKPMPTSGVGPVGLE, encoded by the exons ATGGCTGCTTCTTGTTCATCAtattcaccaacacatatttctgcAGCTTATTTCTCAAATTCAACAATGTCTTCAACCAAgagaccactttcttcttcatacaTCAGAGCAGGAGCAAAATTGCCACCAAAAGTCCCGAAAGAGCTTCACTTCAACCATGATGGTTCCGCAACGAAGAAACTTCAG GCTGGAGTAGATATGGTGGCAGACCTTGTTGGTGTAACATTAGGTCCTAAAGGGAGAAATGTAGTGCTTCAGAATAAGTATGGAACTCCTAAAATTGTCAATGATGGTGTCACTGTACTCAAGCAG ATTCAACTTGAGGACCCTTTGGAGAATGTTGGTGCAAAATTAGTGAGACAAGCTGGTGCAAAAACTAATGATCTTGCTGGTGATGGTTCAACCACTTCTGTTGTTCTTGCTCAGGGCTTAATTGCGGAGGGTCTTAAA GTTATCTCAATGGGGTTAAATCCAATACAAATCTCGCGTGGAATTAAGAATACCGCGGAGGCGCTTGTCACTGAACTCAAATTGATGTCTAAAGCT GTTGAGGATTGTGAGCTCGCAGATGTTGCTGCGGTTAGTGCAGGAAATGATCACGAAGTAGGTAACATGATTGCAGAAGCTCTCTTAAAAGTTGGGAGGCAGGGTGTAGTGACAATTGAACAAGGGAAAGCCACGGCAAACACCATGGAGATTGTAGAGGGAATGCAATTCGACCGTGGGTACTTATCTGAATACTTTGTTACTGATCGAAGGAAGAGAACAGTGGAATTTCAGGACTGCAAG GTACTCTTGGTCGACAAGAACATTGTGTACCCGAGGGAGTTGTTTAAAGTACTGGATGATGCAGTGCAGAAAAAATACCCGGTTCTGATTATTGCCGAAGGAATTGAGCAAGGAGCTCTTGCTCCGGTAATTAAGAACAAACTCAGGGGAGCATTGAAGGCTGTGGCTATAAAAGCACCGGCTTTTGGAGAAAGAAAGAGTCACTATTTAGATGACATTGCTACATTGACAGGAG CTACTGTAGTCAGAGATGAGGTAGGATTAGTCCTAAAGGATGTGGGAAAGGAGGTGTTAGGAAACGCCATTAAGGTGGTGGTAACTAAAGATTCTACAATGATAGTTAGTGATGGAAGCAACCAATCAGCTGTCAATACAAGGGTTTCGCAACTGCAAAATCTTGTGCAG AACACAGAAGGAAATTTTcaaaagaatataataaatgaaagAATAGCTCGGCTAAGTGGTGGAATGGCAATTATACAG GTTGGAGCACAAACAGTGGTAGAACTAAAAGATAAAGAACTTAGGATAGAAGACGCTCTGAATGCAACCAAG GCAGCCATTGAAGAAGGTGTTGTGGTTGGTGGTGGCTGTTGCATGTTGAGGTTGTCTCAAAAAATCGACGATATCAAGAAAAAATTGGAGAATGACGAGCAAAAG ATTGGAGCTGACATCTTCAAAAGGGCTTTAACATATCCAACAAGACTGATAGCTAAGAATGCTGGCATGAACGGCAGCATTGTCATAGAGAAG GTTCTATCTAATGATGATTATAGATATGGGTACAATGCTGCAAAAGATCGTTATGAGGATTTGATGGCAGCAGGAATTATAGATCCATCAAAG GTAGTAAGATGTTGTTTGGAGCATGCAGCCTCAGTTGCACACACGTTTCTGACATCCGATTTAGTGGTTGTTGAAATTGAAGAATTAATTCCCCGTATGCCACGGATGAGAACACCAATGCCCACCTCAGGTATTCCGACGCGGATGAGAAAACCAATGCCCACCTCAG GTGTTGGACCTGTTGGATTAGAGTAA
- the LOC113321941 gene encoding ruBisCO large subunit-binding protein subunit beta, chloroplastic-like isoform X2, with translation MAASCSSYSPTHISAAYFSNSTMSSTKRPLSSSYIRAGAKLPPKVPKELHFNHDGSATKKLQAGVDMVADLVGVTLGPKGRNVVLQNKYGTPKIVNDGVTVLKQIQLEDPLENVGAKLVRQAGAKTNDLAGDGSTTSVVLAQGLIAEGLKVISMGLNPIQISRGIKNTAEALVTELKLMSKAVEDCELADVAAVSAGNDHEVGNMIAEALLKVGRQGVVTIEQGKATANTMEIVEGMQFDRGYLSEYFVTDRRKRTVEFQDCKVLLVDKNIVYPRELFKVLDDAVQKKYPVLIIAEGIEQGALAPVIKNKLRGALKAVAIKAPAFGERKSHYLDDIATLTGATVVRDEVGLVLKDVGKEVLGNAIKVVVTKDSTMIVSDGSNQSAVNTRVSQLQNLVQNTEGNFQKNIINERIARLSGGMAIIQVGAQTVVELKDKELRIEDALNATKAAIEEGVVVGGGCCMLRLSQKIDDIKKKLENDEQKIGADIFKRALTYPTRLIAKNAGMNGSIVIEKVLSNDDYRYGYNAAKDRYEDLMAAGIIDPSKVVRCCLEHAASVAHTFLTSDLVVVEIEELIPRMPRMRTPMPTSGVGPVGLE, from the exons ATGGCTGCTTCTTGTTCATCAtattcaccaacacatatttctgcAGCTTATTTCTCAAATTCAACAATGTCTTCAACCAAgagaccactttcttcttcatacaTCAGAGCAGGAGCAAAATTGCCACCAAAAGTCCCGAAAGAGCTTCACTTCAACCATGATGGTTCCGCAACGAAGAAACTTCAG GCTGGAGTAGATATGGTGGCAGACCTTGTTGGTGTAACATTAGGTCCTAAAGGGAGAAATGTAGTGCTTCAGAATAAGTATGGAACTCCTAAAATTGTCAATGATGGTGTCACTGTACTCAAGCAG ATTCAACTTGAGGACCCTTTGGAGAATGTTGGTGCAAAATTAGTGAGACAAGCTGGTGCAAAAACTAATGATCTTGCTGGTGATGGTTCAACCACTTCTGTTGTTCTTGCTCAGGGCTTAATTGCGGAGGGTCTTAAA GTTATCTCAATGGGGTTAAATCCAATACAAATCTCGCGTGGAATTAAGAATACCGCGGAGGCGCTTGTCACTGAACTCAAATTGATGTCTAAAGCT GTTGAGGATTGTGAGCTCGCAGATGTTGCTGCGGTTAGTGCAGGAAATGATCACGAAGTAGGTAACATGATTGCAGAAGCTCTCTTAAAAGTTGGGAGGCAGGGTGTAGTGACAATTGAACAAGGGAAAGCCACGGCAAACACCATGGAGATTGTAGAGGGAATGCAATTCGACCGTGGGTACTTATCTGAATACTTTGTTACTGATCGAAGGAAGAGAACAGTGGAATTTCAGGACTGCAAG GTACTCTTGGTCGACAAGAACATTGTGTACCCGAGGGAGTTGTTTAAAGTACTGGATGATGCAGTGCAGAAAAAATACCCGGTTCTGATTATTGCCGAAGGAATTGAGCAAGGAGCTCTTGCTCCGGTAATTAAGAACAAACTCAGGGGAGCATTGAAGGCTGTGGCTATAAAAGCACCGGCTTTTGGAGAAAGAAAGAGTCACTATTTAGATGACATTGCTACATTGACAGGAG CTACTGTAGTCAGAGATGAGGTAGGATTAGTCCTAAAGGATGTGGGAAAGGAGGTGTTAGGAAACGCCATTAAGGTGGTGGTAACTAAAGATTCTACAATGATAGTTAGTGATGGAAGCAACCAATCAGCTGTCAATACAAGGGTTTCGCAACTGCAAAATCTTGTGCAG AACACAGAAGGAAATTTTcaaaagaatataataaatgaaagAATAGCTCGGCTAAGTGGTGGAATGGCAATTATACAG GTTGGAGCACAAACAGTGGTAGAACTAAAAGATAAAGAACTTAGGATAGAAGACGCTCTGAATGCAACCAAG GCAGCCATTGAAGAAGGTGTTGTGGTTGGTGGTGGCTGTTGCATGTTGAGGTTGTCTCAAAAAATCGACGATATCAAGAAAAAATTGGAGAATGACGAGCAAAAG ATTGGAGCTGACATCTTCAAAAGGGCTTTAACATATCCAACAAGACTGATAGCTAAGAATGCTGGCATGAACGGCAGCATTGTCATAGAGAAG GTTCTATCTAATGATGATTATAGATATGGGTACAATGCTGCAAAAGATCGTTATGAGGATTTGATGGCAGCAGGAATTATAGATCCATCAAAG GTAGTAAGATGTTGTTTGGAGCATGCAGCCTCAGTTGCACACACGTTTCTGACATCCGATTTAGTGGTTGTTGAAATTGAAGAATTAATTCCCCGTATGCCACGGATGAGAACACCAATGCCCACCTCAG GTGTTGGACCTGTTGGATTAGAGTAA